The following proteins come from a genomic window of Falco rusticolus isolate bFalRus1 chromosome 9, bFalRus1.pri, whole genome shotgun sequence:
- the LRSAM1 gene encoding E3 ubiquitin-protein ligase LRSAM1 isoform X6, whose amino-acid sequence MPLFFRKKKPSDDARKRLEYQMCLAKEAGADDILDISKCELSETLTLDASSMTYPPPDICSAGTESIQRFLCKECGIAYYPPSQYLLPAPGSDGGGTSVDGMDRAVQKYLEEETEWQNKFLDYEKRKEKKMQEKLEFERRLNMGQREHALLVQQINSQKDEMLQTVREDQLRLEEGLTKHQRCLEEERLKLLQQLKQAEQGIASRIQKLLEDNQRQKQSSDILKSLENERIRMEQLMAITQEETEHLRRREVAAAMQQMLAESYKNKLIQMTYESRRQDLVNQACSSLAEMDQKFQQILAWQQLDQNKAVSQILQQIEMQKAAFEALQVKKDLMHRQIRNQIKLIETELLQLTQLELKRQELDTETLQGVIAEQRQALGYLLQQLLKEKKQREEELRQILLEMEAKSETKQENYWLIQYQRLLNQKPLSLKLQEEGLERQLVNLLIELSAEQYVPVFAHHRISLQALSTMTAGDLEKIGVTEAGLQRAILKRAQEVLAVARTIPELLRTVSEEVPAAPEPSAPFEELLSPVVPTAPPLQWDEKKSECVVCMEQETQMIFLPCGHVCCCQTCCERLRTCPLCRKDIAQRIRIFHSG is encoded by the exons ACGCTGACCCTGGATGCCTCTTCCATGACGTACCCACCACCTGACATTTGCAGTGCCGGTACAGAGTCCATTCAGCGGTTCCTCTGCAAAG AGTGTGGAATTGCCTACTACCCTCCCTCGCAGTatctgctccctgccccagggagtGATGGAGGAGGAACGTCGGTGGATGGGATGGACAGGGCAGTGCAGAAATACCTGGAGGAGGAGACTGAGTGGCAG aacaaattcTTGGATTATGAGAAGAGGAAG gaaaaaaaaatgcaggagaagCTGGAGTTTGAGCGGCGCCTGAACATGGGGCAAAGAGAACACGCGCTGCTCGTTCAGCAGATCAACAGCCAGAAGGATGAGATGCTGCAGACCGTGAGAGAG GACCAGCTGCGGCTGGAGGAGGGTCTGACAAAGCACCAGCGCTGTCTGGAGGAGGAGCGCCTGAAGCtgttgcagcagctgaagcaagcGGAGCAGGGCATTGCCAGCCGTATCCAGAAGCTGCTAGAGGACAACCAGAG GCAAAAACAAAGTTCAGACATTCTGAAATCCTTGGAGAATGAGAG AATAAGGATGGAACAGCTGATGGCAATAACACAGGAGGAGACAGAGCATCTACGCAGAAGGGAAGTGGCCG CTGCCATGCAACAAATGCTGGCCGAGAGCTACAAGAACAAGCTCATCCAAATGACCTACGAGTCTCGTCGGCAAGACCTGGTCAACCAGGCGTGCTCCAG CCTAGCAGAGATGGATCAGAAGTTCCAGCAAATCCTGGCTTGGCAACAGCTGGATCAGAACAAAGCTGTCAGCCAGATCTTGCAGCAG ATTGAGATGCAGAAAGCTGCCTTCGAAGCTCTCCAAGTGAAGAAGGATCTTATGCACAGGCAGATCAGGAACCAG ATTAAATTAATAGAAACAGAGTTATTGCAGCTGACACAGCTGGAGTTAAAGAGGCAAGAACTGGACACAGAGACGCTGCAG GGGGTGATCGCAGAGCAACGGCAAGCGCTTGgctacctgctgcagcagctgctcaaagaaaagaagcaaagggaagaagaaCTGCGACAGATACTG ctggaaatgGAGGCAAAGAGCGAAACCAAACAGGAGAACTACTGGCTGATCCAGTACCAGCGCCTGCTGAACCAGAAGCCACTCTCCCTGAAACTCCAG GAGGAGGGCTTGGAGCGGCAGCTGGTGAACCTTTTAATTGAGCTGTCTGCTGAACAGTACGTGCCAGTCTTTGCACACCATCGAATATCCTTGCAAGCACTCAGCACCATGACTGCCGGTGACCTGGAAAAG ATCGGCGTGACGGAGGCTGGCCTGCAGCGTGCCATCCTCAAGCGAGCTCAGGAGGTCCTGGCTGTGGCCAGGACAATCCCAG agctgctgaggacAGTGAGCGAGGAGGTCCCTGCCGCCCCGGAGCCCAGCGCTCCCTTCGAGGAGCTGCTGAGCCCTGTGGTCCCGACGGCTCCACCGCTGCAGTGGGATGAGAAGAAGTCAGAGTGCGTTGTCTGCATGGAGCAGGAG ACCCAGATGATTTTCCTGCCCTGCGGCCACgtctgctgctgccagacctGCTGCGAGCGGCTGCGCACTTGCCCCCTGTGCCGCAAGGACATCGCCCAGCGCATCCGCATCTTCCACAGCGGCTAG